The stretch of DNA gctTGAATCAGAAACAATacacattcattcattcataaataatataaaacaaagcgtCTTTCTAATTACATGTCTGTACTACTGCTTTCCTCTTCCAGACAACTTAACACATTTTGATatagttttcactaatagaaagAGTGAAAAACGAGGTAGTTTTGTAGATATGTATCATTAGaatcatatttttcaaaattatttacctGAAATAAAGTTGAGCAAATTGGaccatgatatatttaattgcgaccagaaaaatatttaaaagttaaaaaaatatagttttaaatttttaatgaaagatATAACGAAGCTTTGCATAAAAGAGAACATAAACAACGCATATAATACACACAGACACATGTGTTACTTATATTTCCTGTTATATTTTACTAACGTATTACTGTAATATATCACTTTGAATAATTTGGCCTAAAGTTtcaaacatttatgtttttatttatcttcataattctgttttatatttgttacatgcGACCgcaaacttataaaaaaaaaatgtatttagaataataatacataataattaatgggCAGATAtggctttgtttatttatttaattaataagctCGAATCAGTAATATATAACACATTcattcatttgtaaataatataaaacaaagcgtCTTTCTAATTACATGTCTGTACTACTGCTTTCCTCTTCCAGACAACTTAACACATTTTGATatagttttcactaatagaaagAGTGAAAAACGAGGTAGTTTTGTAGATATGTATCATTAGaatcatatttttcaaaattatttacctGAAATAAAGTTGAGCAAATTGGaccatgatatatttaattgcgaccagaaaaatatttaaaagttaaaaaaatatagttttaaatttttaatgaaagatATAACGAAGCTTTGCATAAAAGAGAACATAAACAACGCATATAATACACACAGACACATGTGTTACTTATATTTCCTGTTATATTTTACTAACGTATTACTGTAATATATCACTTTGAATAATTTGGCCTAAAGTTtcaaacatttatgtttttatttatcttcataattctgttttatatttgttacatgcGACCgcaaacttataaaaaaaaaatgtatttagaataataatacataataattaatgggCAGATAtggctttgtttatttatttaattaataagctCGAATCAGTAATATATAACACATTcattcatttgtaaataatataaaacaaagcgtCTTTCTAATTACATGTCTGTACTACTGCTTTCCTCTTCCAGACAACTTAACACATTTTGATatagttttcactaatagaaagAGTGAAAAACGAGGTAGTTTTGTAGATATGTATCAACaagaaacaataacaacaacagcctgtaaattcccactgctgggctaaaggcctcctctccctttgaggagaaggtttggaacatattccaccacgctgttccaatgcgggttggtggaaagatATATACATGTATCATTAGAATCATATTGTCCAAAATTATTTATCCGAAACTGTGTTGTCAAAACCATATTTGACAATTTTAAGGTATTAAAAAGGGATACACATTTAAACGCACTCTCAAAACAAGTAATTGTATCGATtacaaactaataaaaaaaaatcttcaaattcataattatttttgattaatatattagttaCCTCGGGCATTAAATATGGATTACAATTTTGTGAAacatacataacatcttaaatacTTTACAAGATATGGAGTTCTCAATATGTACAGTGGAAGTGTTCTCTGCGAAATGGATGGTTGGAAAACTGGGtgacaataacattttatctttGGCTGTAATCACCCAATTTGAATGTACAAGCTGtggacatatttatatttatgtttcacTACACAAttagtattcatatttatcatttatgacAGACTTCTTTCaactaatacataaaaatacctACCTAATATTTTCTTGCtatgttcaattatttttttatttattaaataattagtagtcgctaaaatataacactttttatatttaatatattaagtttgtagtgcaacaaatcattattatatgacACTATGAAGTATCTTTAGACTCTTTGTCTAATCGAGTTGAAGATATATGAATATccgataatttataaaaaaaagtaaataattacaatgcatttagttaaaaataaagatattttaacgTTCAAATATCAAAGTATGTCATATATACATTCGGTATTTAAAAAATCCGTTAAAAGCAACAATCCATCGTCATTGAAGTTAATACAAATAACGAATCAAACTTCAAAGCCAATATGATCCTTTGTAAACTAAATAGACGATCCAACtaaattccatataaatatttggCGAGGTGTACAAAATGAGCGAATGTTTTCTCTAAGCGGCGGATGCGAAAAAAATCTGGCACGATGTCTCGTGAAATAATACCGTCAAACGTCACCCGCCGGGGGCATTTGTGTTatgaatgaaaacttttttatcCAAACTAATATTATCGATGcgagtgtttgtttgttaacACCAACTAGGAAGTCATTTACAGTGTGAATGCCTTGCTGTCTAGTggttataaatagatataagttACACAGTACAGATCCTGAGGTTCTGGATTCAAAGCCTAAAAGTTAAATATTCTTGGAATTTTTGTTGAAAAATTCTCAGTCAGCCAACAGCCTGAAGTCTGAAAGATGGGAGTGTATATACTCCCATGCCTCGGAaagttcatattataattacaagaaTAAGTATATTTCACCTGTATATGTGAACGTGCTTGGTCTGGCCGACGCGGAAGATGCGGTCCTGTGCTTGTTGTTCCAGCTGCGGGTTCCAGTGCGGGTCGAGCAGAAGCAGGTGATTAGCGCCGACCAAGTTCAGACCGACGCCCCCCGCACACAGCGACAGCAGCATCACCTGCGTAACACATCCTTTAAGAATACTTTTCGATGAAGGGTGTTCATCGTTACTAAGTTAAGCCTTCGTTATTTGGGTGTTGTCACTACAATCACGTCACGTCGCGAAGTAACGCACGTCGGAGCGCGCGTCGTTGAGCGCGGCGATGAGCGGCGGGCGCGCGGGCACGGGCACGCGGCCGCTCAGCGTGACGCAGCGCACGCGCGGTGCTCACACTCACCCGCACGTCGGAGCGCGCGTCGTTGAGCGCGGCGATGAGCGGCGGGCGCGCGGGCACGGGCACGCGGCCGCTCAGCGTGACGCGGCGCACGCGCGGTGCTCACACTCACCCGCACGTCGGAGCGCGCGTCGTTGAGCGCGGCGATGAGCGGCGGGCGCGCGGGCACGGGCACGCGGCCGCTCAGCGTGACGCGGCGCACGCGCGGTGCTCACACTCACCCGCACGTCGGAGCGCGCGTCGTTGAGCGCGGCGATGAGCGGCGGGCGCGCGGGCACGGGCACGCGGCCGCTCAGCGTGACGCGGCGCACGCGCGGTGCTCACACTCACCCGCACGTCGGAGCGCGCGTCGTTGAGCGCGGCGATGAGCGGCGGGCGCGCGGGCACGGGCACGCGGCCGCTCAGCGTGACGCGGCGCACGCGCGGTGCTCACACTCACCCGCACGTCGGAGCGCGCGTCGTTGAGCGCGGCGATGAGCGGCGGGCGCGCGGGCACGGGCACGCGGCCGCTCAGCGTGACGCGGCGCACGCGCGGTGCTCACACTCACCCGCACGTCGGAGCGCGCGTCGTTGAGCGCGGCGATGAGCGGCGGGCGCGCGGGCACGGGCACGCGGCCGCTCAGCGTGACGCGGCGCACGCGCGGTGCTCACACTCACCCGCACGTCGGAGCGCGCGTCGTTGAGCGCGGCGATGAGCGGCGGGCGCGCGGGCACGGGCACGCGGCCGCTCAGCGTGACGCGGCGCACGCGCGGTGCTCACACTCACCCGCACGTCGGAGCGCGCGTCGTTGAGCGCGGCGATGAGCGGCGGGCGCGCGGGCACGGGCACGCGGCCGCTCAGCGTGACGCGGCGCACGCGCGGTGCTCACACTCACCCGCACGTCGGAGCGCGCGTCGTTGAGCGCGGCGATGAGCGGCGGGCGCGCGGGCACGGGCACGCGGCCGCTCAGCGTGACGCGGCGCACGCGCGGTGCTCACACTCACCCGCACGTCGGAGCGCGCGTCGTTGAGCGCGGCGATGAGCGGCGGGCGCGCGGGCACGGGCACGCGGCCGCTCAGCGTGACGCGGCGCACGCGCGGTGCTCACACTCACCCGCACGTCGGAGCGCGCGTCGTTGAGCGCGGCGATGAGCGGCGGGCGCGCGGGCACGGGCACGCGGCCGCTCAGCGTGACGCGGCGCACGCGCGGTGCTCACACTCACCCGCACGTCGGAGCGCGCGTCGTTGAGCGCGGCGATGAGCGGCGGGCGCGCGGGCACGGGCACGCGGCCGCTCAGCGTGACGCGGCGCACGCGCGGTGCTCACACTCACCCGCACGTCGGAGCGCGCGTCGTTGAGCGCGGCGATGAGCGGCGGGCGCGCGGGCACGGGCACGCGGCCGCTCAGCGTGACGCGGCGCACGCGCGGTGCTCACACTCACCCGCACGTCGGAGCGCGCGTCGTTGAGCGCGGCGATGAGCGGCGGGCGCGCGGGCACGGGCACGCGGCCGCTCAGCGTGACGCGGCGCACGCGCGGTGCTCACACTCACCCGCACGTCGGAGCGCGCGTCGTTGAGCGCGGCGATGAGCGGCGGGCGCGCGGGCACGGGCACGCGGCCGCTCAGCGTGACGCGGCGCACGCGCGGTGCTCACACTCACCCGCACGTCGGAGCGCGCGTCGTTGAGCGCGGCGATGAGCGGCGGGCGCGCGGGCACGGGCACGCGGCCGCTCAGCGTGACGCGGCGCACGCGCGGTGCTCACACTCACCCGCACGTCGGAGCGCGCGTCGTTGAGCGCGGCGATGAGCGGCGGGCGCGCGGGCACGGGCACGCGGCCGCTCAGCGTGACGCGGCGCACGCGCGGTGCTCACACTCACCCGCACGTCGGAGCGCGCGTCGTTGAGCGCGGCGATGAGCGGCGGGCGCGCGGGCACGGGCACGCGGCCGCTCAGCGTGACGCGGCGCACGCGCGGTGCTCACACTCACCCGCACGTCGGAGCGCGCGTCGTTGAGCGCGGCGATGAGCGGCGGGCGCGCGGGCACGGGCACGCGGCCGCTCAGCGTGACGCGGCGCACGCGCGGTGCTCACACTCACCCGCACGTCGGAGCGCGCGTCGTTGAGCGCGGCGATGAGCGGCGGGCGCGCGGGCACGGGCACGCGGCCGCTCAGCGTGACGCGGCGCACGCGCGGTGCTCACACTCACCCGCACGTCGGAGCGCGCGTCGTTGAGCGCGGCGATGAGCGGCGGGCGCGCGGGCACGGGCACGCGGCCGCTCAGCGTGACGCGGCGCACGCGCGGTGCTCACACTCACCCGCACGTCGGAGCGCGCGTCGTTGAGCGCGGCGATGAGCGGCGGGCGCGCGGGCACGGGCACGCGGCCGCTCAGCGTGACGCGGCGCACGCGCGGTGCTCACACTCACCCGCACGTCGGAGCGCGCGTCGTTGAGCGCGGCGATGAGCGGCGGGCGCGCGGGCACGGGCACGCGGCCGCTCAGCGTGACGCGGCGCACGCGCGGTGCTCACACTCACCCGCACGTCGGAGCGCGCGTCGTTGAGCGCGGCGATGAGCGGCGGGCGCGCGGGCACGGGCACGCGGCCGCTCAGCGTGACGCGGCGCACGCGCGGTGCTCACACTCACCCGCACGTCGGAGCGCGCGTCGTTGAGCGCGGCGATGAGCGGCGGGCGCGCGGGCACGGGCACGCGGCCGCTCAGCGTGACGCGGCGCACGCGCGGTGCTCACACTCACCCGCACGTCGGAGCGCGCGTCGTTGAGCGCGGCGATGAGCGGCGGGCGCGCGGGCACGGGCACGCGGCCGCTCAGCGTGACGCGGCGCACGCGCGGTGCTCACACTCACCCGCACGTCGGAGCGCGCGTCGTTGAGCGCGGCGATGAGCGGCGGGCGCGCGGGCACGGGCACGCGGCCGCTCAGCGTGACGCGGCGCACGCGCGGTGCTCACACTCACCCGCACGTCGGAGCGCGCGTCGTTGAGCGCGGCGATGAGCGGCGGGCGCGCGGGCACGGGCACGCGGCCGCTCAGCGTGACGCGGCGCACGCGCGGTGCTCACACTCACCCGCACGTCGGAGCGCGCGTCGTTGAGCGCGGCGATGAGCGGCGGGCGCGCGGGCACGGGCACGCGGCCGCTCAGCGTGACGCGGCGCACGCGCGGTGCTCACACTCACCCGCACGTCGGAGCGCGCGTCGTTGAGCGCGGCGATGAGCGGCGGGCGCGCGGGCACGGGCACGCGGCCGCTCAGCGTGACGCAGCGCACTTTGGCGACGCGCAGCTCGCGCTCCACCAGCGACAGCACGGACGTCCACTGCGACACCACGACCGCTTTCTCTCCTGTCGATCAACCACAACATAAGTTTCAAGTGTATGTTGGAGTAAACGAAATATCCACTGCTGTATACTTTTAATTCTgacctttttaatttagtactaGAGAAGAAACTGACCTTTGTTTTTGAAGACATTTTCCTGTAGACATTCCATGACGGCCCGTATCTTGGCAGACCTTCGTTGCAGGTCGAACACGGGGTTGTTGGGCGACAGCACGGAGCGGATGGCTTCCGCCGCCGTCGTGCCCTCCGCTTCCTCTTCTTCTTCCTCATCCTTTTTCTTTTCTCCACTCTGTTTTTAATCCCCAATATGAATTAGATCATTGGACTGATGTTCACCaattcaaattacaaaattatgacttgtttatttattcaatcgattgatttaattttataccacTCTTATTGGAAAGTCGTTTTCTTTAGTTAGTAACTCTATTTTTACTGACCTTTCTTCTTGAACGCGAATCGTCCAAGGTGAGTTTATTGAGCTCAGCCAGTAGGTCCTTGCTGCCCAGGTCCTCGTCAACGGGCGCGTCGTCAGGGTCCAGCATGCTGGCTATGAGACCGCAATGTCCGCACACCTGTCTAAGACGCAGCAGCAAAACCAAGATCTCGTGAGATTTCACGGGCTTCGCACCTAGAagtgattaaattatattatttattgtatccatgatgattattaatatttgtttagggGGCCACGTCAGTTTTcagcgagttaacaaataccgagatataataatgttactaataccataccaaattataataatgttactacttaatattttaaaagttaccgataaaattaaataaatcataactgactgattgaaataaaaaaaacctaattaattcataataatatgattattagggtacgcttctgtttgtctagggcctccactgctttgtggcccggggtcctccagacctttaaatccgactctggctaAGGAGGTTGAGTGTACCTTGCAGTGCGATCATCTGCTTGTGCACCTTCGCGTACTGGCTGTCCTTGCCCGGCGGCAGGAAGCCCTGCGCGTCGGCCTGGCGCTCTGCGCGCTGGTGCAGGAACTGAGCAAACAGCGTCTTCGAGAACACTAGCACctacaaaatatatctatattaatgaaCGATCAAAAAGTTCATaactttatatatgtaacatataatgGAGTAGAAGATCATCTATTGAACTATAATAGTTTGCCAGTAATTTGGAAATCGCATCatagtcaaatatataatataaagaatgaAGAAATAACGAGACTATTTTCCGCCTATGCCAGCGCACGAGGGAAAAGGAAGGGGTTCCCAGTCGTACCAGATGGGCTATCCCAGATTATAATTTACCTCTGTGCCAAATTTCACTCCGATCCCTTCAACGTTAACACATGCCctcaataatttaacaattgtactgtaaatagtaaaaaaagacATTGGCAGTTCAAATAGATAAACGATTTAGTAAACAACATAAGCTTGGTATGAAAACCTAAGAGTGATAAGGGGACAAAATGGTTTGGTACTATATCAAAGGGGCTGTCAAAAAATCATCTATGTCCCAAACTGGTACTATATCAAAAGGGCTGTATAAGGGCTGTATAAGGGCTGTGTAAGGGCTGTATAAGGGCTGTATAAGGGCTGGGTGTATAATGACCTTCTGGTAGACGTTCATCTCGTCGGTGTCGAGGGTCACGTCCTGTTGGTGCTCGGTGCGCTGCGGCAGGCACTTGAGCTGGCCGCGCTCCTGCAGCTGCTGCTTCGTGCGCCGCAGCATGATGCAGCGCATCACCGTGTTGAGGCGCTCCTGACCGCCCTGGCTCTTGTTGTCGATCCATTTCTTCCACATCTTAAACGAGTTTAGAATGGATAATAATACGTTATAGtatgttcgcgttaagaatgctgtgagttgtcattgtttaccggccctactccgccccctgaccaatcaaatctttttaaaagaagggtaaaggttaatatttgtgttaaaattccaacaaattattttaaagattaaatgtaatgaatttaaaaaattcacaTTAACGTAAAACTATTACTAGTGTCGTTCGTTAgtgtttataagaaaataattttctgcagcGAGTTCCATAATATCATCTAAATCCCTCATGGCAATTTCTTCTTGTAAGACGAGGTCGCAGCATTCCTCgcacttttattattacaaattggtgtggtattaatttttttttaatatcggttaataattaattaaatccacaaccgtcacgttcgaacttatgtctttacctgttcaatgtgaacttgactttgtaatttgaaaagatttaattggtcaaaggggccggtaaacaatgacaactcactgcattcttaacgcgaacagactatagtttaGCCGTTCTGTTTGGTTACACTGCTGAGTGAACACTCACGGCGAGGTCGTCGAAGGGCGTACAGCGCAGGAACTTGAGCAGCGCGAAGAGGTCGAGGTCCTTGTTGTGCAGCGGCGTGCCCGTGAGCGCccagcgccgcgccgcccgcagCGCGCACACCGCCTGCGACGTGGCCGCCTTGTGGTTGCGCACCGCGTGCGCCTCGTCCAGGATCACGCGCCGCCAGAACACGCGCGTCAGCACGCCGCCCTGCGCACGCACACACTCAGCCGCCGCTCGCGTGTGGGGGGCGTGACGTCACACGGCGGCCGTGACGTCACGCGGGGCGCGGGCTCACCTTCTCGCTCTCGCGCTGCAGGATGTTGTAGGTGGTGAGCACGAGGTCGGCGGCGGCGAGGCGGCGCGGCTGCAGCGCGCGCGCGGCGCCGTGGTGCGCGCACACGGACAGCGCGTGCGCGCCGCAGTGCGTGCTCACCTCGCCCGCCCACTGCTGCAGCAGCGACGCGGGGCACACCACCAGCGTGCCGCCCTGCGCCACTGCACCGCACACAACCATATAAAATGTTGaatcatatacataataatatttttacgataTATATGCAAACAATAAATTCGCTATTAAACGCGAAAAATGATGATGTCATGATTTTATTACCATTTAAATGGGAATACTTTAGATTATTTCTGTTTAACGATAGATTACTAGTAAAATGGTATCCAGATCGTCATCTGaccatcaatatattataatatatctattgaaAATTCATGCTATAATTCAAGTGACAAACACTTACGTCGTCCCTTATCTGGGTAATCGTCTTCGTCTTCGTCGTCGTTATCAAGATTTTTCTCCTTATCGCTCACGATCAGAGATATCATTGTGATCGTCTTGCCAAGTCCCATGTCGTCAGCTGGTAACGATTacgaatattatcatttaaacaCAGTTGTGATAAAACTTTAGCAGtaacttatatacaaattacttggttgtagggctttgtgccagcccgtctggataggtaccacccacacatcagttattctaccgccaaacaacagtacccagtattgttgggttccggtttgaagggtgagtgagccagtgtaattacaggcacaagggacataatatcttagttctcaaggttggtagcgcattgacgatttaaggaatagttaatatttcttacagcttcattgtctatgggtaatggtgaccacttaccgtcaggtagcccatatactcgtccgtcaacttataccataaaaaaagcaataatttattaactaatgACATTTCGTTCAGTTTACAGACTGCTCCTATAGCAAGTAGAGGATGAGAATGATGTTTATTCTATATTGATGATGatcattatattattgtgaaCAACGTAGCTATTCATTAATCGGTTGACACACCTCTGTTTTCCTTCAGTCTTACGCCCGAACTCTTTCTCTTTCCAGTCGTGTCGCATTAGTacatagtatgtatgtatgtagtaaaaaatattatcttacagTTTCATCACAACAAtagatatcatatatataagtatatatgtgtattttatttggtatatgtatgtatgtatatattattttgtattcatgtaaattaatatttagtttataatagttttgtgtatatttaagtatgtttatgtagagtaataaataaaacgcaatTTAACTATTCTCTTTGTCACCAAAATTAAAGATGTACCTACCTTCTCTgtaatttgacataatataCACACTCCAGGGTGGCTGGAAGCGATCTCTCATAGAGATAAGCTTTCCTATGTATTactttgtttctttgttattcttttttttgagctgagatggcccagtggttagaacgcgtgcatcttaaccgatgatttcgagttcaaacctaggcaagcaccactatatatatgtgcttaattgtgtttataattcatctcatgctcggcgttgaaggaaaacatcgcgaggaaacctgcatgtgtctaatttcatcgaaattctgccacatgtgtattccaccaacctgcattggaacagcgtggtggaatacgttccaaaccatctccttgttggaagaggaggccttatctcagcagtgggaaatttacaggctgttactttactttttttactttacttttttttctgtgtaACTTGTTTTTggtacatgaataaataaataaataaataaatatgtcaccGGACAACGAGAGCGCACACAATCGGTATGGGGCCTCACCCAGCACGCCGCCGCGCGGGCGCTGCGTCTCGCGCCACGTGAGCCAGGCCAGCGCGTGCAGCTGGTGCGGCATGAGCGCGCTGCGCACGGCGCCGGGCTGTGGCGCGTGCGCGTGCTCGGGCGGCCGCGACGCCAGCGCCGCGTGCAAGTCGCGCAGCCGCTCCAGGATCAAATTGCGCTCCGCCATGTGCGTCGCCATCGCTGCGGACGGGCTCGGTTAGCAAGCGGTCTGCGAGCTGGCTGCGAGCTGGCTGCGTGCTGGCTGCGGGCCGGCTGCGGCAAACTTACCTTGTTTGCCGAACATGCGCGGTTGCACCGCATTGCTTGCCTTCTGTATGTCGTCCCACGACAGGCCCTTGTCTTCCTTTGCGAAGCCATCCTTGGCTACGTCCTCTGCTGTGGGCTCATCtagaaaaaagttatatatataaatatttgtatatatttataatttccttgGAAAATTGTTACCTTTGGCTTACAAAGGTCATATTGATATCGTGCAGCACATCAATGCCTGCGTAAGATATTTAACTATAGAAGCAACTATTATTGGGTATCAAAGGTTCGAACAACAGCCGTTTccgacattttaattttatcttcgtCCTGTGACTCGACACCAAGCAATCATAGCGACGGCCGGCTGACGTGACAGGGCGTGACAGCGCGTGACAGTGCGCGGCTCACCGGGCTCGACGACCATGGCGGCGACCTTGTCCCCCTGGCGGCGCACGTCGGCCTCGAGCGCCGTGAGCCGCTCGATGAGCTTGACCCCGCCGTCCGGCAGCGTGGCCACGTCCATGTTCTCCAGCAAGTACTGGGCACAGATAATATAACACATCATTGCTTACGTATGTAATTTTTTGTGAGTTGCTTTTTGCTGTTGCCCGATTAGCCCAGCGATATCAAACTGAGACTCAGTCCAGAAAAGGGAGCTCAAGTAAGGGCTCAGTCAGGCGAACATCATAAAAGTGACGTTGTCGGTTAAATATGAGTACAATCGTTGtatcattttcattaataagcttttatattgtttacataGTTGCACaacgtttattttttcatacagtttcattcaaatttacATCTATCATCTGTCTATCTATTTGCCTATGTCAAAGTATTTGGGTGCCCTTCCTTTCTTTATTCAGGCAAAAAGACTACCTACTGGTTATTCAAGAAATACACTATATTATACAATGTCAATACGTGGGAAAACACGAATTCACCATGATCCATTAAGTAAAAGTAGTATgttcatattaaaaacaataaagttaCTTGTTACTTGGCGACTCCTCACTTACcctacaaacaacaacaacagcctgtaaattcccactgctgggctaaaggcctcctctccctttgaggagaaggttttttggaacatattccaccacgctgttccaatgcaggttggttgaatgcacatgtggcagaatttctatgaaatttgtcacatgcaggtttcctcacgttgttttctttcaccgctgagcacgagatgaattataaagacaaattaagcacatgaaacagcggtgcttgcctgggtttgaacccgcaatcatcggttaagatgcgcgcgttctaaccactgggccatctcgccacTTACCCTGATGTTCTGCAAATCCTCCCTGAGCCCGTTGAGCTTGCTGAGTTCGTTCTCCCGTACATGCTTCTTGACGTACACGACTTGGTTGGGGTAGCTCGGGGGTAGGAGGTACTGTTTGATATCACTGCTGACTCGCTGTACGGGCGCCTCTT from Vanessa cardui chromosome 20, ilVanCard2.1, whole genome shotgun sequence encodes:
- the LOC124538457 gene encoding transcription termination factor 2 — translated: MENSFFEYRDKTGVGSDSDTEFIDNSLMEESFTPKTPGKKNQTAFVPESDDSLTGGESEEENASKNVSKTITRRSSAQNYHIILSSDDDQSKSGSIRKKLNSSKKMVVSSSEDEEQVSPEIIPKRRPRIKETSRSSDSFIIPVRKTKKRMILDSDTENSIIIEHDKNKKLACLKDTPLKIDDTKKKLFQVQNMSFQSNDSIQISDDDEDGDDNDNDEDEDEDEKRVKSQESDSNDDHAGHIDTDVNVDDKKVDDIVQSNDDNDDESQSINDADEDLDDSGSNKNRVSTSDEGPDEDQMLMSRATRMSIMGVIPKEHDSDDSDFIQYDDTNPTSRSSSAASLSESRNLETSVNKTLYLEPDVDEASRISCSPIKSPLRDITNEIEDSTKDDPKAYSPEICDLTGSEPSGIRNKVLNNLSKVSNVEYKENKIDDDITIIDTKPEIIALSSDDEEEIKDEKKSPKIKKSPKGKTEEAPVQRVSSDIKQYLLPPSYPNQVVYVKKHVRENELSKLNGLREDLQNIRYLLENMDVATLPDGGVKLIERLTALEADVRRQGDKVAAMVVEPDEPTAEDVAKDGFAKEDKGLSWDDIQKASNAVQPRMFGKQAMATHMAERNLILERLRDLHAALASRPPEHAHAPQPGAVRSALMPHQLHALAWLTWRETQRPRGGVLADDMGLGKTITMISLIVSDKEKNLDNDDEDEDDYPDKGRLAQGGTLVVCPASLLQQWAGEVSTHCGAHALSVCAHHGAARALQPRRLAAADLVLTTYNILQRESEKGGVLTRVFWRRVILDEAHAVRNHKAATSQAVCALRAARRWALTGTPLHNKDLDLFALLKFLRCTPFDDLAMWKKWIDNKSQGGQERLNTVMRCIMLRRTKQQLQERGQLKCLPQRTEHQQDVTLDTDEMNVYQKVLVFSKTLFAQFLHQRAERQADAQGFLPPGKDSQYAKVHKQMIALQGAKPVKSHEILVLLLRLRQVCGHCGLIASMLDPDDAPVDEDLGSKDLLAELNKLTLDDSRSRRKSGEKKKDEEEEEEAEGTTAAEAIRSVLSPNNPVFDLQRRSAKIRAVMECLQENVFKNKGEKAVVVSQWTSVLSLVERELRVAKVRCVTLSGRVPVPARPPLIAALNDARSDVRVMLLSLCAGGVGLNLVGANHLLLLDPHWNPQLEQQAQDRIFRVGQTKHVHIYRFTCLDTVEQSIRQLQKAKLELADNVLTGAKNNTASKLTIEDLKLLFNMGPQSTS